A region of Colletotrichum higginsianum IMI 349063 chromosome 10, whole genome shotgun sequence DNA encodes the following proteins:
- a CDS encoding Choriogenin Hminor, translating into MSGRSAYVRKKITQNEKEKARARSNTGGVVGEHDDFSIPEFPLPQTGASLPVGTGIGTTNARFLKFSEPPRDVKPGTPSIGSGSGSSEGGRRDAASGPLDDFAYARARRPTIKTEDVSGIERSGLRSRLDKKSEDVRRGLAKTFTFKRKDKEPEFRPESVATVRPGQHQTSGPISPSEEYTYEQFNVESMQQMQMQMQMQMQMQQMQQMQQMQQMRHQDVDLPTSPPPASKLPPVPTTPPIKRWIGAGRPVQRWNKLRKDPELWDPNGDVLVFFGHKGQAPRPNPSFRLSSHIIEATESRYLITLLREGTTEEDIYMPPSPQGAPPMLRPHMRGGQPTPPISEDLGEADGQISYEMYFPTPANMTKTEQLRTHITTRNIFALLYHASLVGLSLHQALSDLHMRLDAYMPPDSDNVGMILNYLSARGIDDVRNDPETAVSLLAWSEGSAVRWEEGWRESFLHCAGMYSQLEQCADFKELTPITRALLERACLETQLRVQAAEERLSEFQYGDMWPAGVGGPAKAAADRLQKFLMNHYVRAQGSWPPAQTAGLPDTDGEDIWLTRNVAQSLQRDFGALYDYLVNRDIVWDMSEARSGRKWMMQSEKDKGFDADVDIPMTDMLVEYDNKLRFPHIPHPYPLVPESIPPAPTAKENSMFKKKNGAAAAAANNGGRAGALERRVQLAYTEATNIYILGSDFMQSDLIDAFVKFEKSDGITEVDPAVARRGRWVLIYGILQTLASVSVDAPNVRYRDDVPYHLSPRLKGTRVPPWKGSSAHDEASHELSHCWTAPHSWNTPNNSGADSSGGSGDDNSPVHGLARPHGYPRGPPSTTSRGSGYQTTIGTRSVYSAGSAPPFGSGYSVVSESDTASSVRTPASSRAGSNMRRVRSRDNVKGAAAVGSGPGSMRSAATFGGTERGGEGMELPVRRRDVGAHNDANSSHGGYARSNASNADPSLPLPGGITGSGGFLALDDMVERRSARSGHGRRMREGAGSEADSTAPRIRDFDLDVIDDHEP; encoded by the coding sequence ATGTCCGGCCGGAGCGCCTACGTGCGCAAGAAGATCACACAAAACGAAAAGGAAAAGGCAAGAGCCAGGTCAAATACTGGTGGCGTTGTGGGAGAACATGACGACTTCTCCATCCCCGAGTTCCCCTTGCCGCAGACGGGCGCGTCATTGCCTGTCGGCACCGGCATCGGTACGACCAACGCGCGTTTCCTCAAGTTCTCGGAACCACCCCGCGATGTCAAGCCCGGTACCCCGAGCATAGGGAGCGGCAGCGGGAGCAGCGAGGGCGGCCGACGCGATGCGGCCTCCGGCCCGCTCGACGACTTCGCCTACGCCCGGGCTCGGAGACCCACCATCAAGACGGAAGACGTGTCCGGCATCGAGAGGTCGGGCCTCCGGAGCAGGCTGGACAAGAAAAGCGAGGACGTCAGGAGGGGGCTGGCCAAGACCTTCACCTTCAAGCGCAAGGACAAGGAACCCGAGTTCCGCCCCGAGTCCGTGGCCACCGTGCGGCCCGGCCAGCACCAGACCTCCGGCCCGATATCCCCGTCCGAGGAATACACCTACGAACAGTTCAACGTCGAGTCCATGCAGCAGATGCAaatgcagatgcagatgcagatgcagatgcaaCAGATGCAGCAGATGCAACAAATGCAACAGATGCGCCACCAGGACGTCGACCTACCcacctcaccaccacccgcATCCAAGCTGCCCCCCGTACCGACAACGCCGCCCATCAAGCGGTGGATCGGCGCCGGGAGGCCGGTCCAGAGATGGAACAAGCTGCGCAAGGACCCCGAGCTCTGGGACCCCAacggcgacgtcctcgtcttcttcggccaCAAGGGTCAGGCACCGCGCCCGAACCCGTCCTTCAGGCTGTCGTCACATATCATCGAAGCGACCGAATCGAGATATCTCATCACGCTCCTCCGCGAGGGGAcgaccgaggaggacatttacatgccgccctcgcctcaGGGCGCCCCGCCCATGCTGCGTCCGCACATGCGCGGAGGCCAGCCGACACCGCCCATCTCGGAagacctcggcgaggccgacggacAGATCTCCTACGAGATGTACTTCCCAACACCCGCCAACATGACCAAGACGGAGCAGCTCCGAACCCACATCACGACGAGAAACATTTTCGCCCTGCTCTACCATGcctccctcgtcggcctgtCGCTCCACCAAGCCCTTTCCGACCTCCACATGCGGCTGGACGCCTACATGCCCCCGGACTCGGACAACGTCGGCATGATCCTGAACTACCTGTCCGCccgcggcatcgacgacgtccgcAACGACCCGGAGACGGCCGTGAGCTTGCTGGCGTGGTCCGAGGGTTCCGCCGTCcggtgggaggaggggtggcGCGAGAGCTTCCTGCACTGCGCCGGCATGTACAGCCAGCTGGAGCAGTGCGCCGACTTCAAGGAACTCACCCCCATCACCCGCGCCTTGCTGGAGCGGGCTTGTCTGGAAACCCAGCTCCGCGtccaggcggccgaggaacGGCTATCCGAGTTCCAGTACGGCGACatgtggccggccggcgtcggtgggccggccaaggcggcggcggaccgGCTGCAAAAGTTCCTCATGAACCACTACGTGCGGGCCCAGGGGTCGTGGCCCCCGGCGCAGACCGCGGGACTGCCTGACACGGATGGCGAAGACATCTGGCTGACGAGGAACGTGGCCCAGTCGCTACAAAGGGACTTTGGCGCGCTGTACGACTACCTCGTGAACCGCGACATTGTCTGGGACATGTCGGAGGCGCGGTCGGGACGCAAGTGGATGATGCAGAGCGAGAAGGACAAGggcttcgacgccgacgtgGACATCCCCATGACGGATATGCTCGTCGAGTACGACAACAAGCTGCGCTTCCCGCACATCCCACACCCGTACCCTCTGGTGCCTGAGTCGATccccccggcgccgacggccaagGAGAACTCCATgttcaagaagaagaacggcgcagcggcggcggcagccaacAATGGAGGCCGCGCCGGCGCGCTGGAACGGCGGGTGCAGCTGGCGTACACTGAGGCCACCAACATTTACATCCTGGGGTCGGACTTTATGCAGTCGGACCTCATCGACGCGTTTGTCAAGTTCGAGAAGAGCGACGGCATCACCGAGGTGGACCCGGCCGTGGCCAGGCGGGGACGGTGGGTCCTGATCTACGGCATCCTGCAGACGCTGGCCAGCGTCTCGGTCGACGCGCCCAACGTGCGGTACCGCGACGACGTGCCGTACCACCTGTCCCCGCGCCTGAAGGGCACCAGGGTGCCACCCTGGAAGGGGTCGAGCGCGCACGACGAAGCCTCGCACGAGCTGTCGCACTGCTGGACGGCACCGCACTCGTGGAACACGCCGAACAACAGCGGGGCCGACAGCTCGGGCGGATCgggcgacgacaacagccCCGTCCACGGGCTCGCCCGTCCGCACGGGTACCCGCGCgggccgccctcgacaacctcgcgGGGCTCGGGATACCAAACGACGATCGGCACCCGGTCGGTCTACTCGGCGGGGTCTGCGCCGCCCTTCGGCTCGGGGTACAGCGTCGTCAGCGAGAGCGACACGGCGAGCAGCGTGCgcacgccggcctcgagccgGGCGGGAAGCAACATGCGGCGAGTGCGGTCTCGGGACAACGTcaagggggcggcggcggtgggcaGTGGGCCGGGCAGCATGCGGAGCGCGGCGACGTTTGGGGGCACGGAgcgtggcggcgagggcatgGAGTTGCCGGTTCGCCGGCGGGACGTTGGCGCGCACAACGACGCGAACAGCTCCCACGGAGGCTACGCGCGGTCCAACGCATCGAACGCGGACCCGTCGCTGCCTCTCCCGGGTGGCATCACGGGATCGGGAGGGTTCCTTGCGCTCGACGACATGGTGGAGAGGCGGAGCGCACGGAGCGGTCACGGTCGACGGATGCGGGAAGGAGCCGGCTCCGAGGCGGACAGTACAGCGCCGCGAATCCGGGACTTTGACCTGGATGTCATCGACGACCACGAGCCCTGA